A stretch of DNA from Mesorhizobium onobrychidis:
ACGGGCTTGTCGCGGCGGCATTCGCCCTGTACGTCATCGGCTGGATTTCGGCGACCGCCGACCATCCGGCACAGGGGCTGTTTCCAGCTTGATCGGCATGTTTCCTGGCCTGGTATCTTGACCTGCGCAGGATGCGCCATGGATTCGCCTGGATTGATGCCACAGTCGCGGTACGACCGTGCTGCGGACGAATTTGAGGACATGAGTTGAACGAGATTCTTCACGCGGTTTTCAGCACGGAAGGCTTTGTCATTGGCACGCTGGTGCCGTTCCTGTTCGTGCTGACCGTAGTCGTGTTCGTCCACGAGATGGGCCATTATCTCGTCGGCCGCTGGTGCGGCATCGGCGTAAAGGTCTTTTCGATCGGCTTCGGCCCGGAGCTCTTCGGCTTTAATGACAGCCATGGCACGCGCTGGAAACTCTGCGCCATTCCACTCGGCGGCTACGTCAAATTCGTCGGCGACATGAACGCCACCTCGAGCCAGCCCAGTTCGGAGGAGATCGAAGCGCTGACCGATGCCGAGCGCAAGGTTGCGTTTCACACGCAGCCGATCTGGAAGCGCGCGGCGACTGTGGTTGCCGGCCCGCTGTTCAATTTCCTGCTGACGATCGCCGTCTTCGCGGTGCTGTTTACCGCCTATGGCCGCCCCGTGATGGAGCCGACGGTGGCTGAAGTCACCGCCGACAGCCCAGCGGCGCAGGCCGGCATCCTGCCCGGGGACCGATTCGTCAGCGTCGACGGCAGCAAGGTCCAGACCTTCGCCGACGTCCAGCGCCGGGTCTCGGGCCGCGGCGGCGACGCCATCACCTTCGTCATGCTGCGCGGCGGCAAGGAGATCACCGTTACGGCGACGCCGCGATTGATGGAACAGGAAGACGCGCTGGGCAACAAGGTCAAGGTGGCCGTGATCGGCGTCGTCAACAACCAGGAGTTCGGCCAACCCCGCCTGATCACCTACAGCCCGGCTGGCGCACTGGCTGCCGCGGTCGAGGAAACCGGCCACATCATCCAGGGTACCGGCCAGTTCCTGCTGCGTTTCGTCGTCGGTCGCGAAGACAAATGCCAGCTGGGCGGCCCAATCAAAATCGCAAAGATGTCGGGGCAGGCGGCAAAACTGGGCTTCGACTGGCTTGTGCAACTTGTTGCGCTGTTGTCGGTCGGGATCGGTATTCTCAACCTTTTGCCTATTCCTCCCCTCGACGGCGGCCATCTCCTGTTCTACGGCGTGGAGGCCGTCATTCGGCGACCGGTGTCGGAACGGATGATGGAGATGGGTTACAGGGCCGGCCTGCTCCTCGTCTTGGGCTTCATGGGGTTCGTTTTCTGGAACGACCTGTTTGGATGCTGAAATCATGAAGAAATTTGGCTTCGGCACAGCCAATGTTGAGACGCCGTTTACCATGCATGGGGATATGCGTGACGCGAAAGCCACGCAACAGGGTTAAGTAAATACAAATTAACCAGGAGCCTTGCGTGTAGGGAAAATCCGGTTAATACGGTAGGGGAAATTACCGCACGTCCGGTTTTCTCGCCGTGGGGACTTCGAGAAAAGGTACAAAAGCCCGATGAAGGCAGCATCCAAGTTTCTGAGCGCCGCGTCCGCGGTGGCCCTTTCCGCCGCCCTGGTCGTACCAGGCGCGCTCACAGTGCAGTTCGTTGCCACATCGGCGGCCGAGGCCGCTGTTGTTTCAAGAGTTGAAGTCAGCGGCAATCAGCGGGTCGACGCCGACACCATCCGCAACTACGTCACGATCAAGCCCGGCAAGGCCTTTTCCAGCTCCGATATCGATGATGCGGTCAAGGCGCTGTTCGGCACCGGGCTGTTCTCGGACGTCCAGATCAACCAGGTCGGTTCGTCGCTGGTCATCAAGGTTTCCGAATATCAGGTCGTGAACCAGGTGCTGTTCCAGGGCAACAAGAAGCTCAAGGACAACGCCCTTGCGGCCGCGGTCCAGTTGAAGCCGCGCGGAACGTTCTCGCAGCAGGCGCTCGATGCCGATGTCGAGGCGGTCAAGGCCGCCTACAGGCGTATCGGCCGCGACGACGCCGCCGTGACCACCCAGATCATGGATCTCGGCGACAACCGTGTGAACGTGGTCTTCAACATCAACGAAGGCGGCCGCACGCAGATCGCCGCGATCAATTTCGTCGGCAACAGCGCCTACTCGAGCCGTCGCCTGTCCGACGTCATCTCCACCAAGCGCTCGTCCATCCTTTCGTTCGTGCTGCGCGACGATGTCTATGACGAAGACAAGCTGCGCGCCGACCAGGAGTTGCTGCGCCGTTTCTATTACAACCACGGTTATGCCGACTTCCAGGTGATTTCCGCGGTCGGCGAACTCGATGAGTCCACCAACAAATATACGGTGACCATCACCGTGCAGGAGGGCGATCGCTACACCTTCGGCGACGTCAGCGTCGAGAGCTCGATTCCCGAGGTCGATCCTGCATCGCTGCAGTCGGTGGTCGAAACCCACAAGGGCGATGTCTACAACGCCGAGAACGTCGAAGACACCATCATCGCATTGACCGAGAGGGTCGCCGGTTCCGGCTATCCCTTCGCCCAGGTGACGCCGCGCGGCGACCGCAATTTCGAGAACCACACCATTTCAGTGGTTTATACGATCGACCAGGGCACCAAGGCCTATGTCGAACGCATCGAGATCCGCGGCAACGACCGGACACGCGACTATGTCATTCGCCGCGAATTCGACGTGAGTGAGGGCGACGCCTTCAACCAGGTTCTCATTCAGCGCGCGAAGAAGCGGCTGGAAGCGCTCGATTATTTTGAGAAAGTCGAGGTTTCGACCGTGCCCGGCTCTGAGCCGGACCAGGTGGTGCTCGTGGTCGACGTGGTCGAGAAATCGACCGGCGAGTTCTCTGTCGGCGCCGGCTATTCGACAGGCGGCGACACCGACGGCCCATCCATCGAAGGATCGATCACCGAGCGCAACTTCCTCGGACGCGGCCAGTTCATCAAGCTATCGGCGGGCGGCGGCAAGAATTCACGTGACTACAGCTTCTCCTTCACCGAGCCCTATTTCCTCGGGCGGCGTATCGCTGCCGGTTTCGATGTCTTCAACCGGACCAGGGAATACGACGACTACCAGAGCGAGACGACGGGCGCGACAGTGCGCTTCGGCCTGCCGATCACCGACGACATCTCGACGCAGCTGGCGTATAATATCTCGCAGGAGAAGTATGAGCTCGACGATGGCTGCGATCCCAACGCCGGGTGCGACGTCTCTACGGCTATCCTAAACGGCATTGAGGAAAGCCCGTGGCTCAAGTCGTCGGTCAGTCTCGGCCTGGTCTACAACACCATCGACGACATGAAGAGCCCGCATGAAGGCATCTTCGCCAATGTCACCACGGAATTCGCCGGCCTCGGCGGCGACGCCAAATTCGTCAAGGTGACAGCGCGTGGCACCGTTTACCAGACATTGTCTGAGCAGCTTGATCTGGTTGGTTTGATTTCGGGTGGAGCGGGCCATATCCAGGGCTACGGCAGCGACGACGACCTGCGCATCTTCGACCATTTCCAGAGCAGCGACCGTATGATCCGCGGCTTCGCCTATGGCGGCATCGGTCCTGTCGACGACCAGGGCTTTGACGACCATCTCGGTGGCACCACCTATTTCAACGCCTCGGCGGAAGCCCAGTTTCCGATGCCGGTCATTCCGGAGAGCTTCGGCCTGCGCGGCGCGGTCTTTGCCGATGCGGCGACACTTTATGGCAACGATGTGGCGGGTGTCGATCCATCGACAACCGACATGGAGTGGCGCGCCTCGGTCGGTCTCGGCATGATGTGGGCGTCGCCCTTTGGCCCGATCCGCATCGACTATGCGATCCCGGTCCTCAAGGAGGACACCGACGACGTGCAGGAATTCAACTTCGGCATATCGTCCCGCTTCTGATCGGCGGGCAACGATACTTCCGGGCCGTAGGGGTCCGGAAGAAGAGTGATCCGACACTACAGCGCCGCGCGTCCTTCTTGGATGCGCAAAGGAGGCTGTAGAACTTTGATTTTGCGCATGATCCTTTCCGAAGATCGATTCCGATTTTCGGGGTCATGCGCTAGCTGGATATAGCTTCTGGAATGACCGATCCGGTGTTCTTCGCGCCATCACGCCGGTATACGGCTGGCGAAGTCGCGAATCTGACCGGCTCGGTGCTTGTCGATTCCGACCTCTCCGATATATCGATTGAAGCCTTGGCGCCGGCAAGCGAAGGCGGCGAGCACGCTCTTGTCTTCGTCGATGGCAGACGCAACTTCGCGCTGATGCAATCGCTGCGAGCAGCGGCGGTTCTCTGTCCCGCCGAATTTGCCGGCAAAGCGCCGGCGGGCATTGCGGTTCTGGTCCATCCGCGCCCGCAACAGGCTTTCGCGATGGTCGGACGCCTTCTTTTTCCGGCGGCTGCGACACCGGCGCCGATGACCGGCGAAACCGGTATCTCGCCGCATGCCCATATCGATCCATCGGCGCATGTCGAGGCCGGCGCGATCGTCGAGGCCGGCGCGATCATCGGCCCCCGCGCTTCTATCGGCAGCGGAACCGTTATTGCTCCTCATGCCGTTATCGGTCCCTCCTGCCAGTTCGGCCGCGATGGCTATGTCGGTCCAGGCGCCAGCATCCAGTACGCGCTGATCGGCAATCGCGTCATCATCCATGGCGGCGCCCGCATCGGCCAGGACGGTTTTGGCTTCGTGGGCGGCGCAAAGGGCCCGGAGCGCGTCCCACAAATCGGCCGGGTTGTTATCCAGGACGACGTCGAGATCGGCTCGAACACAACGGTCGATCGTGGCGCCATGTCCGACACGATCATCGGTCAAGGCACGAAGATCGACAATCTGGTGCAGATCGCTCACAACGTCCGCATCGGCCGCAATTGCATAATCGCCGGCCTTTCGGGTATTTCCGGTTCCGTAACAGTGGGCGACAACGTCACCATGGGTGGCGGTGTCGGTCTTGCGGATCACCTGACCATTGGGACTGGGGCCAAGCTTGCTGCAAGAAGCGGGTTCATGAGCAACGTCCCCGCGGGCGAGATTTGGGGAGGGTACCCGGCGCAGCCGATGGCGGAAGCGATGCGGGAGATCGCGGCTCTGCGAAGACTGGCCAGGGCGCGGAAATCGGGCGACGGAGGGAAGAGCTGAGATGGTGGCGGCGACGACGCTCGAGGCGGTCGACATATTGGGGCTGATGAAGCTCCTGCCGCATCGCTATCCGTTCCTGATGATCGACCGTATCATCGACATCGATGGCGACGAGTCCGCTATCGGCATCAAGAACGTGACCATAAACGAGCCGCATTTCCAGGGTCATTTCCCGGATCAGCCGGTCATGCCCGGCGTGCTGATCGTTGAGGCGATGGCGCAGACGGCCGGCGCCATCTGCATCCGCAGCCTAGGCACCGAAAAACCGTCGCTGGTCTATTTCCTGACCATCGACAACGCCAAATTCCGTAAACCGGTCGTTCCCGGCGACCAGTTGAAAATTCATGTGAAGAAAATCAAGAAACGCGGCAACCTTCTCAAATTCGCCTGCGAGGCTCTGGTCGACGGCGTCAAGGCCGCGGAAGCCGAGATTTCGGCGATGATGGTTACGAGCGACTGACGATCGAATGCTTATGAAAATCCAGACAGTCATCCATCCATCTTCGGTCATCGAGGCGGGCGCCAAAATCGGCGAGGGCGTCCGCATCGGGCCGTTCTGCCACATCAGCGCCGACGCGGTGATCGGCGATCGCGTCGAACTGGTCAGCCACATCTCGGTGATGGGGGCGACCACCATCGGTGCGTCGACCAAGGTCTATCCGATGGCGACACTGGGCGCGCCACCGCAGAATACCAAGCACAAGGGCGGCCGCACCACGCTGGTCGTCGGTGAGAACTGCACGATCCGCGAAGGCGTGACCATGCACCTCGGCACCGATTCCAGCCGCGGCGAGACGACGATTGGCGACAACGGCAATTTCCTTGCCTACGCCCACATCGCCCATGATTGCATTGTCGGCAAGAACGCCACCTTCGCCAATCAGGCGACGTTGGGCGGCCATTGCGAGATCGGCGACAACGTCTATATCGGTGGTCTCAGCGCCGTTCATCAGTTTGTCCGCGTCGGCGACAACGCCTTTCTCGGCGGTTGCTCGGCATTCGTCGGCGATGTCATTCCCTACGCCATCGCCGTCGGCAATCGCGCCAGCCTTCGCGGCCTCAACATCATCGGCCTGAAGCGCGCCGGCCTGCCGCGCTCCGAGATCCACACGCTGCGCAAGGCCTACAGGACGATCTTCGATCGCTCCCGAACCGTCGGCGAAAACATCGAGTTCGCCAAGGCGGAATTCGCCTCGTCACCGACCGCCATGAAAATCATCGATTTCATCACCAGTCGCGGCAAGCGGCACTATGCCGTCCCGTCGCTCAAGGCTGGCGACGGCGACGATGCAGATGACGAAGATTGAGGCCACCCGGACGGGCCTTGATCTCGCGCCAGACGCCAAGGTCGGCATCATTGCCGGCGGCGGCAGTTTGCCGGTCGAAGTCGCCAAGGCGCTTGCTGGGCAAGGCAAGTCTCCCTTCGTGGTAATAGTGGCGGGCGAAGTCGACCGCATATCCGACTTCGACGCCTACGAGCAGGCGACGTTGAGGCTGGAGGATGTCGGCTCACTGCTGCCGACGCTCAAGAACCATCACGTTACCCATCTGGTAACAGCGGGCCATATCACACGCCGCCCCAGGCTGAGCGCCATGCGCCTCAATCTCGGCCTGCTCGCCTGGGTGCCCAGCCTTCTTGTCGGTGTAACCCAAGGCGACGACACCGTGCTGAAACTGTTCGTGCGAAGGGTCGAGCGCAGCGGGATCAAGGTTGTCGGCGCCCATGAGATCGTGCCGGAACTGGTCGCGGCCGAAGGGACGCTGACCAATGCTGCGCCGCGGAAATCCGACTGGCGCGACATCGAAGCGGCGCATACGGCGGCAAAGGCCATCGGCGCGCTGGATATCGGCCAGGCGGCTGTTGCGATCGGCGGCCGCGCCATCGCGCTGGAAGGCGTCGAGGGCACTGACGGATTGCTCGATCGAACAAGGCAGTTGCGCGGCCATGGCAGGCTGGCCGGCAGAACGCGCGGCGTCCTGGTCAAATGCGCCAAGCCCGGCCAGGAGTTGCGCGCCGACCTGCCCTCCATCGGCCCGCAGACGGTCGAGGCGGCGCATGCCGCCGGACTTGCCGGCATTGCCGTCGAAGCCGGTCGCTCGCTGGTTCTGGAAGGCCCCACCGTCGTCGCCCGTGCCAACGCGCTCGGCCTGTTCGTGATTGGCCTGCCTGCTGCGGAGCCGGCGCATGGCGACTGAGAAACCGCTGAAGATCGCCATCGTCGCCGGCGAAGAATCCGGCGACCTGCTTGGCGCCGACATCGTAGCGGCGCTGAAGGGCACGACCGGCAGCGAGGTCCGGCTCGTCGGCATCGGCGGCCGGCATTTGCAGGCGCTCGGCCTCTCTCCGCTCTTCGACAGCGGCGAGATCGCGCTGATGGGCCTGAGCGCCATCCTGCGCGACCTGCCGCGCCTGATGCGGCGGATCAGCCAGACCGCCAGCGCGATCGCCGGTGAAAAGCCCCACTGTCTCATCACCATCGACAGCCCGGATTTTTCGCTGCGCGTGGCTAAAAAGGTGCGTGCCGCCGATCCGGCAATCCCGATCGTCCACTATGTCTGCCCGAGCGTCTGGGCCTGGCGGCCGGGCAGGGCGGTGGCGATGAAACCGTATGTCGATCATATCCTCTGCATCTTGCCCTTCGAGGTGAAGGAACTCGCCCGCCTCGGTGGTCCGCCCGGCACCTATGTCGGCCATCGCCTCACGCATGATCCGGGCGTGATCGGCGCTGCCAAGGCGCAAAGCCAGCCGCGCGACCTGTCCGACGATCGTGTGAAGACACTGCTTGTGCTGCCCGGCTCGCGTCGCGGCGAGGTGCGACGGCTAGTCGGCCCGTTCGGCAAGACGATCTCGATCCTGCGCGCACGCGGACACCGCTTGCGCCTGCTGTTGCCGACGGTGCCGCATGTCGCCGACCTGGTCAGGGCTTCGGTGGCAAGCTGGGACGAGAAGCCGGAGATCATCCTTGATCCCGAACGCAAATGGCAGGCCTTCGGCAAGGCCGATGCAGCGCTGATCGCATCGGGAACGGTGTCGCTGGAATTGGCGCTGTCGGGGGTGCCGATGATCTCCTGCTACCGGCTCGATCCGGTCATGCGGATGGCCCAGCGCCTGATCACCGTATGGAGCGCCGCCTTGCCCAATCTCATCGCCGATCGCCCGATCGTACCGGAAAGCTACAACGAATATGTGCGGCCGCAATATCTTGCGCGGCAGTTGGAGGCGCTTTTTTCCGACACCCCCTATCGCGCATGGCAGAAGGACGGTTTTGCCGAGGTGGCCAGACGCATGGCTGTCGACGGACCTTCCGGCGATATCGCTGCGGGGGTCGTGATGAGGTGTATCAAGCGGTGAATAGTGAGTAGTGAGTAGTGAGTAGTGAGTAGTGAGTAGTGAGCGGCATCGCTAGGTATCTGAAATACTACTCACTACTCACTTCTTCTTTTCACCGTTTAGCAATCGGCACGTAGTCGCGTTCCGGCGCACCTGTATAGAGTTGGCGCGGGCGACCGATCTTCTGGTGCGGATCCTCGATCATCTCTTTCCACTGCGCGATCCAGCCGACGGTACGGGCGACCGCGAACAGCACGGTGAACATGGTGGTGGGGAAGCCCAGCGCCTTCAGCGTGATGCCGGAATAGAAATCGACGTTCGGATAAAGCTTCTTCTCGATGAAATAGGAGTCGGTCAGCGCGATCTTTTCCAGTTCCATGGCGATGTCGAGCAGCGGGTCGTCCTTGATGCCGAGTTCGCCCAAAACCTCATGTGCGGTCTTCTGCATGATCTTGGCGCGCGGATCGTAGTTCTTGTAGACGCGGTGGCCAAACCCCATCAACCGGAACGGATCGTTCTTGTCCTTGGCGCGGGCGATGAATTCCGGAATGTGGTCGACATGGCCGATCTCGCCCAGCATGTTCAAGGCCGCCTCGTTGGCGCCGCCATGGGCCGGTCCCCACAGGCAGGCGATGCCAGCGGCGATGCAGGCAAACGGGTTGGCGCCTGACGAGCCGGCGAGGCGGACGGTCGAGGTCGAGGCGTTCTGCTCGTGATCGGCATGCAGGATGAAGATGCGCTCCATCGCACGCGCCAGCACCGGGTTGATCTTGTATTCCTCGCACGGCACGGCAAAGCACATATGCAGGAAGTTGGCCGCGAAATTCAGCTCGTTCTTCGGGTAGATGAAGGGCTGACCGATGTGGTATTTGTAGGCCATCGCCGCGATCGTCGGCATTTTGGCGATCAGCCGCATCGATGCGACCATGCGCTGATACGGGTCCGAGATGTCGGTGGAATCGTGATAGAAGGCTGACAGAGCGCCGACCACGCCGCACATCACCGCCATCGGATGCGCGTCGCGGCGAAAGCCGGTGAAGAAGCGCGACATCTGCTCGTGCACCATGGTGTGGCGCGTCACCCGGTAGTCGAAATCGTCCTTCTGCGCCTTGGTCGGCAATTCGCCATAGAGCAAGAGATAGCAGACTTCGAGGAAGTCGCCGTGCTCGGCCAACTGGTCGATCGGATAGCCGCGATGCAAAAGGATGCCGGCA
This window harbors:
- a CDS encoding LpxI family protein; translation: MTKIEATRTGLDLAPDAKVGIIAGGGSLPVEVAKALAGQGKSPFVVIVAGEVDRISDFDAYEQATLRLEDVGSLLPTLKNHHVTHLVTAGHITRRPRLSAMRLNLGLLAWVPSLLVGVTQGDDTVLKLFVRRVERSGIKVVGAHEIVPELVAAEGTLTNAAPRKSDWRDIEAAHTAAKAIGALDIGQAAVAIGGRAIALEGVEGTDGLLDRTRQLRGHGRLAGRTRGVLVKCAKPGQELRADLPSIGPQTVEAAHAAGLAGIAVEAGRSLVLEGPTVVARANALGLFVIGLPAAEPAHGD
- the rseP gene encoding RIP metalloprotease RseP → MNEILHAVFSTEGFVIGTLVPFLFVLTVVVFVHEMGHYLVGRWCGIGVKVFSIGFGPELFGFNDSHGTRWKLCAIPLGGYVKFVGDMNATSSQPSSEEIEALTDAERKVAFHTQPIWKRAATVVAGPLFNFLLTIAVFAVLFTAYGRPVMEPTVAEVTADSPAAQAGILPGDRFVSVDGSKVQTFADVQRRVSGRGGDAITFVMLRGGKEITVTATPRLMEQEDALGNKVKVAVIGVVNNQEFGQPRLITYSPAGALAAAVEETGHIIQGTGQFLLRFVVGREDKCQLGGPIKIAKMSGQAAKLGFDWLVQLVALLSVGIGILNLLPIPPLDGGHLLFYGVEAVIRRPVSERMMEMGYRAGLLLVLGFMGFVFWNDLFGC
- the lpxB gene encoding lipid-A-disaccharide synthase; amino-acid sequence: MATEKPLKIAIVAGEESGDLLGADIVAALKGTTGSEVRLVGIGGRHLQALGLSPLFDSGEIALMGLSAILRDLPRLMRRISQTASAIAGEKPHCLITIDSPDFSLRVAKKVRAADPAIPIVHYVCPSVWAWRPGRAVAMKPYVDHILCILPFEVKELARLGGPPGTYVGHRLTHDPGVIGAAKAQSQPRDLSDDRVKTLLVLPGSRRGEVRRLVGPFGKTISILRARGHRLRLLLPTVPHVADLVRASVASWDEKPEIILDPERKWQAFGKADAALIASGTVSLELALSGVPMISCYRLDPVMRMAQRLITVWSAALPNLIADRPIVPESYNEYVRPQYLARQLEALFSDTPYRAWQKDGFAEVARRMAVDGPSGDIAAGVVMRCIKR
- the bamA gene encoding outer membrane protein assembly factor BamA, with protein sequence MKAASKFLSAASAVALSAALVVPGALTVQFVATSAAEAAVVSRVEVSGNQRVDADTIRNYVTIKPGKAFSSSDIDDAVKALFGTGLFSDVQINQVGSSLVIKVSEYQVVNQVLFQGNKKLKDNALAAAVQLKPRGTFSQQALDADVEAVKAAYRRIGRDDAAVTTQIMDLGDNRVNVVFNINEGGRTQIAAINFVGNSAYSSRRLSDVISTKRSSILSFVLRDDVYDEDKLRADQELLRRFYYNHGYADFQVISAVGELDESTNKYTVTITVQEGDRYTFGDVSVESSIPEVDPASLQSVVETHKGDVYNAENVEDTIIALTERVAGSGYPFAQVTPRGDRNFENHTISVVYTIDQGTKAYVERIEIRGNDRTRDYVIRREFDVSEGDAFNQVLIQRAKKRLEALDYFEKVEVSTVPGSEPDQVVLVVDVVEKSTGEFSVGAGYSTGGDTDGPSIEGSITERNFLGRGQFIKLSAGGGKNSRDYSFSFTEPYFLGRRIAAGFDVFNRTREYDDYQSETTGATVRFGLPITDDISTQLAYNISQEKYELDDGCDPNAGCDVSTAILNGIEESPWLKSSVSLGLVYNTIDDMKSPHEGIFANVTTEFAGLGGDAKFVKVTARGTVYQTLSEQLDLVGLISGGAGHIQGYGSDDDLRIFDHFQSSDRMIRGFAYGGIGPVDDQGFDDHLGGTTYFNASAEAQFPMPVIPESFGLRGAVFADAATLYGNDVAGVDPSTTDMEWRASVGLGMMWASPFGPIRIDYAIPVLKEDTDDVQEFNFGISSRF
- the lpxA gene encoding acyl-ACP--UDP-N-acetylglucosamine O-acyltransferase, with amino-acid sequence MKIQTVIHPSSVIEAGAKIGEGVRIGPFCHISADAVIGDRVELVSHISVMGATTIGASTKVYPMATLGAPPQNTKHKGGRTTLVVGENCTIREGVTMHLGTDSSRGETTIGDNGNFLAYAHIAHDCIVGKNATFANQATLGGHCEIGDNVYIGGLSAVHQFVRVGDNAFLGGCSAFVGDVIPYAIAVGNRASLRGLNIIGLKRAGLPRSEIHTLRKAYRTIFDRSRTVGENIEFAKAEFASSPTAMKIIDFITSRGKRHYAVPSLKAGDGDDADDED
- the fabZ gene encoding 3-hydroxyacyl-ACP dehydratase FabZ, whose protein sequence is MVAATTLEAVDILGLMKLLPHRYPFLMIDRIIDIDGDESAIGIKNVTINEPHFQGHFPDQPVMPGVLIVEAMAQTAGAICIRSLGTEKPSLVYFLTIDNAKFRKPVVPGDQLKIHVKKIKKRGNLLKFACEALVDGVKAAEAEISAMMVTSD
- the gltA gene encoding citrate synthase — translated: MSEAATKMEFGGKTHASTAKLEFGGKTHELKVRSGSVGPDVIDIGSLYSTTGAFTYDPGFTSTASCESEITFIDGDAGILLHRGYPIDQLAEHGDFLEVCYLLLYGELPTKAQKDDFDYRVTRHTMVHEQMSRFFTGFRRDAHPMAVMCGVVGALSAFYHDSTDISDPYQRMVASMRLIAKMPTIAAMAYKYHIGQPFIYPKNELNFAANFLHMCFAVPCEEYKINPVLARAMERIFILHADHEQNASTSTVRLAGSSGANPFACIAAGIACLWGPAHGGANEAALNMLGEIGHVDHIPEFIARAKDKNDPFRLMGFGHRVYKNYDPRAKIMQKTAHEVLGELGIKDDPLLDIAMELEKIALTDSYFIEKKLYPNVDFYSGITLKALGFPTTMFTVLFAVARTVGWIAQWKEMIEDPHQKIGRPRQLYTGAPERDYVPIAKR
- the lpxD gene encoding UDP-3-O-(3-hydroxymyristoyl)glucosamine N-acyltransferase, coding for MTDPVFFAPSRRYTAGEVANLTGSVLVDSDLSDISIEALAPASEGGEHALVFVDGRRNFALMQSLRAAAVLCPAEFAGKAPAGIAVLVHPRPQQAFAMVGRLLFPAAATPAPMTGETGISPHAHIDPSAHVEAGAIVEAGAIIGPRASIGSGTVIAPHAVIGPSCQFGRDGYVGPGASIQYALIGNRVIIHGGARIGQDGFGFVGGAKGPERVPQIGRVVIQDDVEIGSNTTVDRGAMSDTIIGQGTKIDNLVQIAHNVRIGRNCIIAGLSGISGSVTVGDNVTMGGGVGLADHLTIGTGAKLAARSGFMSNVPAGEIWGGYPAQPMAEAMREIAALRRLARARKSGDGGKS